A stretch of the Capsicum annuum cultivar UCD-10X-F1 chromosome 8, UCD10Xv1.1, whole genome shotgun sequence genome encodes the following:
- the LOC107879334 gene encoding receptor-like protein EIX2, whose product MACCKSLVALLVLLLQSFTPPVLTEATKTTSLPLANTTRDKVRCVKRERNALLTFKQSLTDPSGRLASWVGSECCIWKGVYCDIQTGNVIRLDLNDRSDNCYWKKMDSLTTGNSSCLGGNISPALLELHYLEYLDLGGNDFKGLATPTFLGSLENLRYLNLTLSSLIGVPPSLGNLSNLEYLSLHAYAYPYDTVERGWVKDLSWVSSLSSLRYLHLSHVNLSLAKHWLESFNKLQSLEILDSQNSSLRYLPYSLPKWNMTSLSYLYLSGNNFDNPVLPKWFSNATTIEELDIGYNNIKGPISSIEWGKLCNLRELRIMHNKINGDISQVIEGLSSCSNKTIEVLGLRSNEMTGELPNSLGNLKKLRIFSICMNMITGTIPTTIEHLSGLQTLDLGENQLKGDLPESIFSFSDLIELRISTNALEGNLSENHFARLHQLKVLTLSCLGNFVVNLSSEWIPPFSLIHVELRACGLGPKFPSWLETQKQLRIVILSNSSISDPIPPWLWVMCSQLHWLDLSGNQIGGTLPRLVNFPTSFDSTVEFFVSYRYGVVVDLSSNRFHGLLPLWPNVTHLNLANNLFSGSIPLNIGHVMTKLQVLDLSGNAFTGSIPYSITRAKQLLRLDLSDNHLSGKIPDWWYSLHQLQVIDLSGNNLSGRIPPSICSPPSLFWLRLSSNNLSGEVPNSLRNCRNLLALDIGGNKINGTIPKWFAESLLSLQMLRMTDNKIGGHIPTQLCHLPNLQLLYLSRNNLIGSIPSCLGSLKLLKSVKSYKWVPNYYYFNYVFTSKMELIKKGTKMTYTFTLEQVNLIDLSCNNLIGEIPSEITNLSALGTLNLSWNQLSGRIPEDIGRMQILETLDLSSNHLSGSIPLSMASITSLSHLNLSHNNLHGPIPTTNQFATFTDPSCFEGNPELCGKPLMKDCPQAKKNETDRKFEEDDDEQEIRLFFLMGAGVGFVLSFLVTFISLMKKKSWAYWCFHVMEEVGERIIMCFLAFVTCLNRIFSIRRIRSIY is encoded by the coding sequence ATGGCATGTTGCAAAAGTTTAGTTGCTCTACTTGTTTTACTTCTTCAATCATTTACTCCACCTGTTCTAACTGAAGCCACTAAAACTACATCTTTACCTTTGGCAAACACTACTCGAGACAAAGTGAGATGTGTTAAGCGTGAGAGGAATGCCCTATTAACATTCAAGCAAAGTCTAACAGATCCCTCGGGCCGACTGGCTTCTTGGGTTGGCTCTGAGTGTTGTATCTGGAAAGGTGTTTATTGTGACATCCAAACTGGTAATGTCATCAGGCTTGATCTCAACGATAGATCAGACAATTGCTATTGGAAGAAAATGGACTCCTTGACTACAGGCAACTCATCATGCTTGGGTGGCAACATAAGTCCTGCTTTACTCGAATTGCATTACTTGGAGTATTTAGACCTTGGTGGCAATGACTTCAAAGGACTTGCCACTCCCACTTTCTTGGGTTCTCTTGAAAACTTACGATATCTTAACCTCACCCTTTCATCTCTTATTGGTGTTCCTCCTTCCCTTGGAAATCTATCAAATTTGGAGTATCTAAGCCTCCATGCGTATGCTTATCCTTATGATACTGTTGAAAGGGGTTGGGTCAAAGATCTGAGTTGGGTTTCCAGTCTATCTTCTTTGAGGTATCTTCATCTTTCTCATGTGAACCTTTCTTTGGCGAAACACTGGCTCGAGTCTTTTAATAAGCTGCAGTCATTAGAGATTCTGGATTCACAAAACAGTAGTCTTCGCTATCTCCCTTACTCCTTACCCAAGTGGAATATGACTTCCCTTTCTTATCTCTACCTTTCGGGCAATAACTTTGATAATCCTGTGTTGCCTAAATGGTTTTCCAATGCCACCACTATTGAGGAGCTTGATATTGGATACAACAATATTAAAGGCCCAATATCAAGTATCGAATGGGGTAAACTCTGTAATCTGCGGGAGTTGAGGATAATGCATAACAAAATAAATGGAGACATAAGTCAAGTGATAGAAGGGTTGTCCAGCTGCAGCAACAAAACCATAGAAGTCTTAGGTCTACGCAGTAACGAGATGACAGGGGAATTGCCAaactcattaggaaatttgaagaaattaagGATCTTTAGTATTTGTATGAACATGATTACTGGCACGATTCCAACAACTATTGAGCATCTATCAGGTTTACAAACGTTGGACTTGGGAGAGAATCAATTAAAGGGGGACTTACCTGagagtatttttagtttttctgaCTTAATCGAGTTGCGCATCTCAACAAATGCTTTAGAAGGCAATCTTTCAGAAAATCACTTTGCAAGACTCCATCAACTGAAAGTGTTAACCTTGTCATGTTTAGGAAATTTTGTGGTCAACTTGAGTAGTGAATGGATTCCTCCATTTAGCCTCATACATGTCGAGCTTAGAGCATGTGGTTTAGGACCCAAGTTCCCGTCATGGCTGGAAACTCAAAAGCAACTTCGGATCGTTATTCTCTCCAATAGTTCCATTTCAGATCCTATACCTCCTTGGCTTTGGGTGATGTGTTCACAATTGCATTGGCTCGATCTATCAGGTAATCAAATTGGTGGAACTCTTCCGAGGCTAGTAAATTTTCCAACGTCCTTTGACAGCACAGTGGAATTCTTTGTTAGTTACAGATATGGTGTCGTGGTGGACCTAAGTTCCAATCGCTTCCATGGTTTGTTACCTCTTTGGCCAAACGTGACACATTTGAATCTTGCTAACAACTTGTTTTCAGGATCTATACCCTTAAACATTGGTCATGTTATGACAAAACTCCAGGTCTTGGATCTTTCTGGAAATGCTTTTACAGGATCTATACCATATTCAATAACAAGAGCGAAGCAGCTGTTGAGATTGGACCTTTCAGACAATCATTTGTCTGGAAAGATCCCTGATTGGTGGTATAGTTTGCATCAACTCCAGGTCATAGATTTGTCAGGGAATAATCTTTCAGGCCGTATTCCTCCTTCAATATGTTCACCACCTTCACTTTTTTGGTTGAGATTGAGTAGCAATAACCTTTCTGGAGAAGTTCCAAATTCATTGCGCAATTGCAGAAACTTGCTTGCACTTGATATTGGAGGGAACAAAATCAATGGCACCATACCCAAGTGGTTCGCAGAAAGTCTCTTATCTTTGCAAATGCTTAGAATGACGGACAACAAAATTGGTGGACACATTCCAACACAGCTATGCCATCTTCCTAACCTTCAACTTCTCTATCTTTCACGCAACAATTTGATAGGTTCTATCCCTTCCTGCCTGGGAAGTTTGAAACTTCTGAAGTCCGTGAAATCTTACAAGTGGGTTCCCAATTACTACTACttcaattatgtttttacatCCAAGATGGAGTTGATTAAGAAAGGAACAAAGATGACATACACCTTTACCTTAGAGCAAGTGAACCTTATTGATCTTTCCTGCAACAATCTTATTGGTGAAATCCCGAGTGAGATTACAAATCTCTCAGCGTTGGGCACTCTGAATTTATCTTGGAACCAATTGTCAGGAAGAATTCCAGAGGACATAGGGAGGATGCAGATATTGGAGACACTAGACCTTTCCTCTAACCATCTCTCAGGTTCTATCCCGTTAAGTATGGCATCCATCACTTCATTGAGCCACCTTAACTTGTCACATAACAACCTTCATGGCCCAATCCCAACAACAAACCAATTTGCAACCTTTACTGATCCTTCATGTTTCGAAGGTAATCCAGAACTTTGTGGGAAACCATTGATGAAGGATTGCCCTCAAGCCAAGAAAAATGAAACGGATAGGAAatttgaagaagatgatgatgagcAAGAAATAAGGCTATTTTTCTTAATGGGCGCGGGAGTGGgatttgttttatcatttttggtgaCATTTATCAGCTTGATGAAAAAGAAGTCGTGGGCATACTGGTGCTTCCATGTCATGGAGGAAGTTGGAGAAAGAATTATCATGTGCTTTTTGGCCTTCGTGACTTGCTTGAACAGGATTTTTAGCATCAGAAGGATCCGTAGTATTTATTAA
- the LOC107839568 gene encoding LOW QUALITY PROTEIN: GDSL esterase/lipase At5g03980 (The sequence of the model RefSeq protein was modified relative to this genomic sequence to represent the inferred CDS: inserted 1 base in 1 codon; deleted 1 base in 1 codon; substituted 1 base at 1 genomic stop codon) translates to MYVRTLYLTAVESGLPLLNPYKDXNANFGHGVNFAVAGATALSAEFLAENNNVNTAFTNSSLSVQLDWMSSHFQTTCSPDCREKLSKSLFLVGEIGGNDYXQGKTMEESRRMVPAVVQTIIHGVKRVISFGATRIIVPGNFPTGCHLIFLTKFMTNNSTAYDEYHCLKDLNNFARFYNNHLQQAIDELKQDYPNITLIYGDYYNAFLWLLQNAVNLGFDNNSLQKACCGIGGEYNYNIHKECGAPGVPVCIDPSTYISWDGVHLTQSAYSWLARWLIDDMLPKLNCQV, encoded by the exons atgtatgtacgtaCTTTGTATTTGACAGCTGTGGAATCTGGCCTTCCTCTCCTTAATCCTTACAAGGATTGAAATGCAAATTTTGGACATGGTGTGAATTTTGCAGTAGCAGGGGCTACTGCT TTATCAGCAGAATTCCTCGCAGAGAATAACAATGTTAATACAGCATTTACAAATAGTTCATTGAGTGTGCAACTTGATTGGATGTCTTCTCATTTCCAGACCACTTGCTCCCCAG ATTGCCGAGAAAAATTGAGCAAGTCTCTTTTCCTAGTTGGAGAAATAGGGGGAAATGATT CGCAAGGTAAAACAATGGAGGAATCGCGAAGAATGGTGCCAGCAGTTGTTCAGACCATCATTCATGGTGTTAAA AGAGTCATCAGTTTCGGGGCTACTCGAATAATAGTTCCAGGCAACTTCCCAACAGGCTGTCACCTAATTTTCCTAACAAAGTTCATGACCAATAACTCAACTGCCTACGATGAGTATCATtgtttgaaagatttaaataacTTTGCAAGATTCTACAACAATCATTTGCAACAAGCCATTGATGAGCTGAAGCAAGATTACCCAAACATCACACTGATTTATGGTGACTACTACAACGCCTTTCTGTGGCTTCTACAAAATGCTGTCAATCTTG GATTCGATAACAACTCTTTACAAAAGGCATGTTGTGGAATAGGAGGAGAATATAACTATAACATACATAAAGAATGTGGTGCTCCAGGAGTTCCAGTGTGTATTGACCCGAGTACTTACATAAGTTGGGATGGAGTTCATTTGACACAAAGTGCATACAGTTGGTTAGCAAGATGGCTAATTGATGATATGTTGCCCAAATTAAACTGCCAAGTTTAA
- the LOC107839564 gene encoding GDSL esterase/lipase At5g03980, producing the protein MAATIRLSVVDGLVLSLVILMVNISYAQEVLKLQKPRLMNCRFDKIYQLGDSLSDTGNCIRESLCGAHTECRRLPYGMNFYQNATGRCSDGMIIIDFIALESGLPLLNPYKDRNANFGHGVNFAVAGATALSSEFLAENKIVNTALTNSSLSVQLDWMSSHFQTTCSPDCPGKLKKSLFLVGEIGGNDFCYGLLQGKTMDESRRMVPRVVQTIIHGVRTVIDFGATTIVVPGISPLGCLPVFLTKFTTTNSTAYDEYHCLKDINDLAIFHNHYLQQATDELKKQYPNVTLIYGDCYNAYMWLLQNAVRLGFDDNSLQKACCGMGGEYNYDVDKKCGSPGVPVCVDPSTYISWDGAHLTQNAYSWLARRIIDDILPKLSCKV; encoded by the exons ATGGCAGCAACAATAAGATTATCGGTTGTTGATGGCCTAGTCCTTTCTTTGGTCATTTTAATGGTGAATATTAGCTATGCCCAAGAAGTATTAAAGCTTCAAAAACCAAGGTTGATGAATTGtagatttgataaaatatatcaattgGGTGACTCACTTTCTGATACTGGCAATTGCATCAGAGAGAGCCTTTGTGGAGCTCATACTGAATGTAGAAGACTTCCTTATGGAATGAATTTTTACCAGAACGCAACTGGACGTTGTTCTGATGGCATGATCATTATTGATTTCATAG CACTGGAATCTGGTCTTCCTCTACTTAATCCGTACAAGGATCGAAATGCAAATTTTGGACATGGTGTGAATTTTGCAGTAGCAGGAGCTACTGCTTTATCATCAGAATTCCTTGCAGAGAATAAAATTGTTAATACAGCACTTACAAATAGTTCATTGAGTGTGCAACTTGATTGGATGTCTTCTCATTTCCAGACCACCTGTTCCCCTG ATTGCCCAGGAAAATTGAAGAAGTCACTTTTTCTGGTAGGAGAAATTGGAGGAAATGATTTCTGTTATGGCTTATTGCAAGGTAAAACAATGGATGAATCGCGAAGAATGGTACCACGAGTTGTTCAGACCATCATTCATGGTGTTAGA ACGGTCATCGATTTTGGGGCTACTACCATTGTAGTTCCAGGCATTTCCCCATTAGGTTGTCTCCCAGTTTTCCTAACGAAATTCACGACCACCAACTCCACTGCGTACGATGAATACCATTGCTTGAAAGATATAAATGATTTAGCAATATTCCACAATCACTATCTGCAACAAGCCACAGATGAGCTGAAGAAACAGTATCCAAACGTTACACTCATTTATGGTGACTGCTACAATGCCTATATGTGGCTTCTACAAAATGCCGTGAGACTTG GATTCGATGACAACTCTTTACAAAAAGCATGTTGTGGAATGGGGGGAGAATATAATTATGACGTAGATAAAAAATGTGGTTCTCCGGGAGTTCCAGTGTGTGTTGACCCGAGTACTTACATAAGTTGGGATGGAGCTCATTTGACACAAAATGCATACAGTTGGTTAGCAAGACGGATAATTGATGATATATTGCCAAAGTTGAGCTGCAAAGTTTAA